Proteins encoded by one window of Akkermansia muciniphila ATCC BAA-835:
- a CDS encoding M15 family metallopeptidase: MLLVSCSGSREFKPAFNQPLQPVMQPGFVYVDQVAPLVKTNLKYAGYDNFVGRPLDGYHGRRAILRTQAAQALKKVSEDLYRQGYLLEIYDAYRPHTAVLDICKWGADDGDQKMKSRYYPHIDKAKVFGDHYVRDFSEHSRGVAVDVSLLYAKTGKPVDMGGHHDLLDPSSTTDSTLVTPSQRRNRMILKTAFEKQGFANYAPEWWHYRLLNEPEPTLHYYFPVWDGMTSAGRP, translated from the coding sequence ATGTTACTGGTTTCCTGTTCCGGCAGCAGGGAATTCAAACCGGCGTTCAATCAGCCCCTTCAGCCCGTGATGCAGCCGGGCTTTGTGTATGTGGATCAGGTGGCTCCGCTGGTGAAGACTAATTTGAAATATGCCGGGTATGACAATTTTGTAGGGCGTCCGCTGGACGGTTACCACGGTCGGCGCGCCATCCTGCGCACCCAGGCGGCGCAGGCGTTGAAAAAAGTCTCGGAAGATTTGTATCGTCAGGGTTACCTGCTGGAAATTTATGACGCCTACCGTCCCCATACCGCCGTGCTGGACATTTGCAAATGGGGAGCTGACGACGGGGACCAAAAGATGAAGTCCCGGTATTATCCCCATATTGACAAGGCCAAGGTGTTCGGAGACCACTATGTGCGCGATTTTTCGGAACATTCCCGGGGTGTGGCTGTGGATGTTTCCCTGCTGTACGCCAAGACCGGAAAGCCGGTGGATATGGGCGGCCATCATGACCTGCTGGATCCCAGTTCCACCACAGACTCCACATTAGTGACTCCGTCCCAACGCAGAAACAGGATGATTCTGAAAACGGCTTTTGAAAAACAGGGTTTTGCCAATTATGCTCCGGAATGGTGGCACTATCGCCTGTTGAATGAGCCTGAACCTACCCTGCATTATTACTTTCCCGTGTGGGACGGCATGACTTCCGCGGGCAGGCCATAA